In a single window of the Candidatus Margulisiibacteriota bacterium genome:
- the ftsX gene encoding permease-like cell division protein FtsX yields the protein MSFEFFLKEAWTGFRRAGVMSLVSLVIITVSLTVFGTFLLAIFNLGTMVSSVGSKMEVAAYVDKQIDDYTGNTLMLELSKIEGVEKVKFIHRDEAWAAFKKDYEGRLELGDIVKENPLPNAFVIKVKSPDLVAIVAKKVSNMPQIDEVRFSGNLADRLNKLLEAVRLAGFILVTLLIMATLLIVVNTIRLTVLSRQTDIYIMKLVGATNSFIKWPFILEGIIIGVAGSCVSVIILKFSYDLVSSRIAAALPFIPLITSKAALFWIYSGVAALGILLGIIGAYISVNAQLKESV from the coding sequence ATGTCCTTTGAGTTCTTTTTAAAAGAAGCCTGGACCGGTTTTCGCAGGGCTGGCGTGATGAGCCTTGTCTCGCTTGTAATAATAACCGTCTCGCTCACCGTGTTCGGAACTTTTCTTTTGGCTATCTTTAATCTCGGCACCATGGTCTCTTCCGTCGGATCAAAGATGGAGGTCGCCGCCTATGTGGACAAGCAGATAGACGATTACACCGGCAACACTCTGATGCTGGAGCTGTCAAAGATAGAAGGGGTGGAAAAGGTCAAGTTCATACACCGCGACGAGGCCTGGGCAGCCTTCAAAAAGGATTACGAGGGCAGGCTGGAGTTAGGCGATATAGTCAAAGAGAACCCTCTGCCGAATGCTTTTGTGATAAAGGTCAAGAGTCCGGACCTTGTAGCCATAGTGGCAAAAAAGGTCTCCAATATGCCGCAGATAGACGAGGTAAGGTTCAGCGGCAATCTTGCCGACCGGCTCAACAAACTGCTTGAGGCAGTGAGGCTCGCGGGCTTTATCCTTGTCACCCTTTTGATAATGGCAACTCTGCTGATAGTGGTCAACACGATCAGACTTACGGTCCTGTCGCGCCAGACGGACATTTACATCATGAAACTGGTCGGGGCCACTAACTCCTTTATAAAATGGCCATTTATACTTGAAGGGATAATAATAGGGGTGGCCGGTTCATGCGTTTCTGTCATAATATTGAAATTTTCCTACGATCTTGTTTCTTCCAGGATAGCGGCGGCGCTTCCTTTCATTCCTCTCATAACCTCAAAAGCGGCGCTTTTCTGGATCTACAGCGGAGTTGCCGCTCTGGGAATACTATTGGGCATCATCGGCGCTTATATTTCGGTAAATGCCCAGCTAAAGGAGTCCGTCTAA